Within Gasterosteus aculeatus chromosome Y, fGasAcu3.hap1.1, whole genome shotgun sequence, the genomic segment AGCTAGGTAGACACAGTTTAACTGGAGTTTTCACTCCTGTGTAACACATTATATCCATCAGATGGTTGTTTCATCCTCCCTCCGATTGCATCATAATATCTGGTGATTTGGCTTTGTAAGCCCAAACATCATTGTCTTTTATATTGCTGTACTTTGGACAATGTTTAGGTATCTGAGGCACAATGACAGAGGTGACGAAGGTTGATTATTAATGGTCTAGTTCAGCAGGGGGCGCTATGTGAATAAGATCAAGCCCCGCCTCTGTCTCCTATCACGTCCTCCGACTGGGTTTAAATATCTTGAACTGACCCAATGTGCTCATCTTGTTTCAAACTTATCTGACAATatgagcggaagaggaaagggaggaaaaggactcggcaaaggaggcgccaagcgtcaccgtaaagtcctccgtgatAACATCCAGGGCATCACCAAGCCCGCcatccgccgtctggctcgccgcggcggagtgaagcgcatctccggtctgatctacgaggagacccgcggtgtgctgaaggtcttcctggagaacgtgatccgcgatgccgtcacctacaccgagcacgccaagaggaagacggtgaccgccatggatgtggtctatgccctgaagagacagggacgcaccctGTACGGCTTCGGAGGATAAACACAGACTTCTGTTACAAACCAAACGGCCCTTTTAAGGGCCACGCACTCTCTGAATAGCTGATGTCCTTGTAAGGAGTTCCTCAGAAAAATGGCAATATTGTTGCATATGTTCTCTCTACCAGTAAGATAGTGAGGTAGTGaaagttttcaaaatgtctgaaaCATTTTGTACGTAATACTTTTGCTTTTCCAGAAATATTTCAGAATCTGCATTACCAAATGTATATAATTTATTGAGCCCCATCCCGGTGAAGGGGCAATTCTATATTGAAGCCtgacattgcctttgttagatTGGTTTCCCTAAGTGTATTTTAGGATCTCTGATCCTGAAATTTTATTGCTGATCACCCTCTCCCGTAGACGTTTTCTACAATTTACATCTTATGTCTATATATATCTTAAAATGAGTACAAGCCAGAATGCAGATTAGGGGGGGAAATGTACTTGCCCATTCAATTAATCCCACGTATCGACCAGTAGTGatgtcaaagtgaagctttctgaaccactgaagctttccagccaattgtatcggaaaaaggttcattcattcaatgcatcgcaaactatatgacctctgctgttgaaaacctatagtgcatatgtatcgaatagcctaccagtatattttggcccagttaTATGTaggtaatataatttaaaatacctgcaagtgcttcctactgcatgtgcagttcatggcagtcatagggacctatgtgaattgtttgaatgtgggaagtgatttgctgaggaaaggtcagtggggcggtgattgtgcttttggacaggtttcttatgacaggatattgaggtgcttatggacacatgggatgggacatgacattattattgatttttattgagaaacaaaattttcttcacagtattggggttgagtcggtttctttttgtagatactgtttccccagctttagaaaaaacgCGCTCATATGGcacggatgaggcaggaatgctcataagatgttaatacaaatagatctgggtacacatgtttgtgtttgaccctgtgaccgtgtgtgcaggataagcggtgtgaagatggatggtttTATTGTAACAGTCCAAGTTAGGTATAGTTTTGCTAGATGATTATGCGTAACTCTGGGCTAGGATCAGATGGTTATACGTATAACTACAGAGCTTTAAGCCTTAAGGAATGTCCGCAGAGAAAGACCATGCTTCATGTGCGAGCGAGTGAGTGTTGAGTAGGCTACAGCGGGGAgcggtgtcaaactcaatcaccATGGGCAAAAAATAACCTGCCATAAAAATCAAGATACCTGATACGTATGATACCAGAATTCAATCCAACACCACCTGCATGTCTCCGGCAAAAAGCCCACCTGCGATCTCCTGCTGTAAGCAGAATATAGTTATAGTATAGTGCAAATTGATCAAAAAGTTATATAATCTAATTACATGTCCATGATTATACCAGTACTCATCTTCAAAAGGGATCTttaaacaatatatttctttaaatctaTAATATATGGGAAAATGATAGACTGCTACTTGGACTTTTTGGCCGTGCGGGTTTCCAGGCTGCTGTGTTATAACATGTACGTCTAGGTCTGGTCTATGCCCCCAGGCCCTCATCTGGGTCTTAAAGTATACGACTACTTTCATTTGGTGTTTTaaccaaaaatgacatttgcaATCCTGGATTGTAAATTTGAACTGTGCAAGAGGAGCTACCATTGAGCAGACTGTAATATCCAGCAACACGATGCTGGCAAATGTGCAACTAAGTTAGAAGAGTAAAATAAGCTATGAACGCTTGGGCTGAATCTTTTACATAATTTATGTTAAATGcttgaaaataatgatgatCGGAATAAGCATTCATAACAATAATAAGGATTATGTGGACATTGTTATCAAAATCTAAATTTCAGTGCAGACTTCCTTATTCAGCTGAAAACTATCACAGGTAAAATAAGTAACATTGCAAAATTTATGCTTTCCAAAAGAGGCAACATGTTTGATGATTACAAGTTGAACTAATAAGTGTTTTCAGCAGAGGACATGTCCGCCGAGCAGCTATAAGCCTTCACCgtcatcagtgtgtttgctgctccCGGAATAACTTCAGTTTATTACAAACTGATCAACATCCGAtggttgttttcacattgagaacctGAATAAACATGTGGATCAAATGGAAAACGACTTTTGATGGCGGTATGatgttatttaaatacttttaagagagaaatgagtgggaaaagccgctgatcactgctgtccacggcgctgagtaggtgaggtttggaggctcctcaaacaaaacgcatCGATCATCAGAGCTCTACGTTACctgaacatgaagagaaactagtccgctatcggctcctccgccttcagcctccagcacctgatgcacatttagtttttagtctttaatcagtggagagaaaacacaagtgactcGACTTTCAGACTGCACGAGGAGCTCCGGGCTGGGTTGAGTCTCCACGGTTCTCATGGTGCGTTTAAGTTCAGTCCGCTGCTTTGAGCTCTtcatcagtctcactctctcgaGTCCTCAACGATACAAACGTACAACGGGACGAAATGGCAGaagtagctccagctccagccgccgccgcgcccaaagcagccaagaagaaggtgtccaagccgaagaaggtcggtcccagcgtctctgacctcatcgtgaaaactgtggccgcatccaaggagcggagcggcgtgtctgctgccgccgtcaagaaggctctgaccgccggaggatacgatgtggacaagaacaaggcccgcgtcaagaccgccatcaagagcctggtggccaaggggactctggtacaggtcaaggggatcggggcctccggctccttcaagatgagcaagaccaccgccgacaaaccggcaaagaaagccgctcctaaagccaagaagcccgcggcgaagaagcccgcagcggccaaaaagcccaaagcagcggcagtgaagaaagttgtagccgctaagaagtcaccgaagaaggcgaagaaacccgcagcggccaagaaggtggccaagagccccaagaaggtagcaaagagccccaagaaggtagcaaagagccccaagaaggtggccaagagccccaagaaggtggtgaaaaaggcccCTGCAGCCAAGAAAGCTCCAGGGAAGAAGGTCGCTAAGCCCAAAGCaaagaaagcagcacccaagaagaagtaaactgacctcagtctgaagaaccaacacctctataaaaggctcttttaagagccacccactccTTCCTCAAAGAGCTTTTCCTTCATTATTCAGCTGTTGAAAATATAGCTGGGATTCATCTTTAATGATTAATCACTATTGTAGCTGAATAACATTTTCAAGGGAAAAGTTGAGTCTGAAATCATCAGAACCTGATAAATGTGCATGAAAATAATGTATATTAGAGCAGTAGATTTATTTTTAGCGTTCTAGAAAATATCAATTGTTCACTGATCAATTGAATTCATTAAATTCCAACAACTGAACAAGTGTGAGCATCTAAAGAAATTTATCAACCAGAGGGAAACTTAGACACTGCTAAAGACAGTGGAAAATGCATGAAATACAAAACGGGAACAAGGAATCAATCTTGTAATTTAGATTTGTTGCCATTAATCCTCATTGCCCGCATATATCTCACCATAAGCATCGATGAGTAGCGAGGATGAGTATCCCAAGTTTTTATGATTCAAAGATCTATGTAACCATTATAACTGCAGTgacaattgtattttatttaacactGGAGGAAATCATCTTACATGTAAGTACCATTGATACCATACCACTGAGCTGCTCGTACTttacatgaatgtgtttacatAATATGTACTTGCACTCACATAGAAGACAGTAAAGGGAGATGATCTTATGAAGTTAACCAGTATTAGGAGCTTCAGAATTATAGAGCCTCTTGTTCTTTAGCAAAGCAATAAAGGAGTATATCACTGAAGGCTCCTGTTTAAGTCAGTAATGCAGAAATCTtaccattcatttttaataccaACATTGCAGAAATGTGTAAAAGCAGATTTAAGGATTCATCAGAGGCAGTCGGGCGGCTGAGGAGCGGTGACGCTGATTGAGACCTCCGgcccctgattggtggagaactcctcctggagctcagccgcgcctctagaagcgagtctccgctgctcattggtggaaaatgatttcaaactgCCCGCTAAAAACGGTGAGCTCGCGCCCTCTGTCTTCGTGtctggagcctcttctctggttggtgcgcgcgtcagGAACCGTCCCGCCCGCTCCGCGGACATATAAAGGAGTGTTTGACGCGTTCATAGACACTTCCTTCCCTGAAACAGTCTAACAATGAGCGGCAGAGGTAAAACCGGTGGAAAGGCCCGAgcgaaggcaaagacccgctcctctcgtgctggactccagttcccagtcggtcgcgtccacagacatctgcgcaaagggaactatgcgcagcgtgtcggcgcaggagccccagtctacctggcggccgtgctggagtacctgaccgcTGAGATCCTGGAACTGGCTGGAAATGCtgcccgcgacaacaagaagacccgcatcatcccgcgtcacctgcagctggctgtccgcaacgacgaggagctcaacaagctgctgggcggagtgaccatcgctcagggcggcgtgctgcccaacatccaggcggtgctgctgcccaagaagaccgagaagcccgccaagaagtaaagccggagacctccatctaccacaaaggctcttttaagagccacccacccacacgaAAAGAGCTGTGATCCTCATACTTTGTCTATTACGTGGTCCTACTTATTAAGGTCATCCTAATAAAGTCACAACTTTATCATTACCTCACAACCTTTTAATGCATCAGGTAGAAAGGACACCACTGCAGCTAACTTGAGAACTTTACAGTTTTAAATCAGACACTTGAGGATGTAGATGGATTTACTTTCATAACCCCCtcataacattccaccggtcactccccttcacactgcacatgtcactttaactgtaatttatcactttgtcgtcactggtcactttacttgttcgctagtgcactttatgcttaatatgttttttaactttttttaatattttacatttttaactaactttattccattgttttatactaacccatagccttattctactaacccattgcattagcattttactttactttattacttgtgcactgctgtcttgttgtctattgtcacactgtctactgtcgcgcaccaaccgccaagacaaattccttgtatgtttgacatattttggtaataaatgtttcctgattcctgattcaacaTCTGACTTTACTGCCGTATGAATCAGACGCCTGGCAGTTGATGACAAATTCTAAAGATATAATATTCCTTTAGAATTTAAGTTGATTGTAGCATGAGATGTGTAATATGAAGGTACgctatggaggactaaaagtgccacaattaaataaataaatacaccattaaataattacttaaatgtgtcattcattaattaaaattggaattaaataaataaatgtgtcattaaatgtgtcattaattaattaaaataccgattcattgtatgtaaaatgcatatataactatttcactatttacatttacatttcatgatcctgcgttgcagcgcttcatgaattacttaaaactgtcaaactgacccatcaaagtcagtgggcggggctaacgCGAATCTAGTCTGATCCATTGCTTTGGTCTGAAGTACCTGGATAGAAACATGGAGGATCTCCGTGAACTTTCCAGGGAGTTGgtgagagacattttaaacttaGCAGGGGATGTAGAAGCAGGACCTGCTGAGTCCGAGCATGTAGCTAGTAAAGCAGAGGAACTTATTGAAGTTGTTggagtcatttccgcactttctGACGAAGATATCGACCACAGAGTAATTACAAATCTAGAAGAAGTTGTCCACCGCTTCTCTGGTACCAGGGCGCATcaggcccaacacacacagggaccgggGCGTTTGCCGTTTGACATACCGAGTGCAGTTCTGGAGCATCAAGTTCTTTGTGGAGTTCCCGCAGTTCAAATCGCAGCGATGTTCGGAGTGTCAAAGAGGACCATCAGGAGGTGCATGCAACAACACAGTTTAAGGTATTTACACTAAATTCATGAGGTTTCTGTTTATGAATTGCTGCTCTCATACACTCTGAAAGAATATGGCGTTTAAGGTAACATTacttgatgttgtgttttttttgtttctacagaaaaacagatctctATTCAGCTGTGAATGATGAGGAATTGGACCATATTGTAAGTGAAATTCACAGaagtcatccaaacaccggctacAAGCTAATGCGTGGTCACCTGAATGCAAGAGGTGTGCGTGTTCCAAGTGAGTATAATAATATgggcattatttaaatgtatttttaattcggAGCTCTGCCCTTTTGAAAGGTGAAGGAAGCCCGCTTTTGGAAAGACAtcgcctctgagatgtagaatgtgtataatagaagagaaacacacatttcaggacAGCTGACTTCTATCATCAGGATAGACATGTCCTGTGATTTTTAGCCTCCTGTTTAATAGAGGTGGAACAATATCTGAGAGTAATATTCTCAGCTGTCCGGATGTTCCTCCCCTCAGTCTCAAGACTGCAAGAGTCTTTACGCAGAGTAGATGCAGAGGGAGTCtacatgagacgtctgaggctgCGTGTATTAAGGCGACGGCAGTATTTTGTGCCTGGCCCAAACTCTTTGTGGCATATAGAAGGCCACCATAAGCTCATCAGGTCAGTGATATTAGCAGATAAACAATTCATCGTTCtagatgtttcattacaattgtttcacaataaagttgTATCTTTTCATGTCTTTGCAACAGGTGGAGATTTGTTGTCCACGGTGGGGTGGATGGATTCAGTCGTTTAGTGGTCTACCTGACTGTGGCTGGCAATAACAGAGCTCATACGGTCTTACAGAGCTTTATCGCCGCTGTTGAGCAGTATGGGCTGCCATCAAGGGTACGGTCTGATAAAGGGGGGGAGAATGCAGATGTAGCAGAATTCATGATCAGAAGCAGAGGTACCGACAGGAATTCACACATCACAGGCAGAAGTGTCCACAATCAGCGGTAAAGAAATATGTTTGGCAACTAGGCTCACACAACTAACATACCAGTTGAATGTACTTTAGCATATGTCACATAAATTAACAATTTGacaattttatcctaaacacagaaTAGAGAGGATGTGGAGAGATGTTTATGAACATGCCCTGGACCTCTTCTATCAGATCTTTACTTCATTGGAAGATCAGGGAACACTGAATCCAGACAATGAAGTCCATCTTTTCGCTCTGCACCGGATTTTCCTTCCACTGGTTCAGCAAAGCCTAGACTCTTTTCGAGATGCTTGGAACTTTCACGGTCTGAGAACTGAAAGGAATCAGTCACCACAGCAACTCTGGAGACGTTACAGAGAGCAAGGCCCTGAGGAGGATCCTACTGAGGTTAACAATCAACTTTAAACACGTTTCTAAAGTGTTTGCCCAAAAGGAattatgggaggaaaaaaattgtgctaaatgtggtactttaaatggaacatttacTATATTGTCTTTAAAATCTCCCAAGCTTTTAAAGATCAACCTGTGAGCTGTAGTTTCTACAGTGCATACTAGAgctgtattatttcacaaaactttaataactaacaatttctcactgacttggtgaccaaaaataacaatcttgtgttaggacatgtcaaactatttttaagTACAAGTTTGATTATGCTTGTCATCTTTTCAGATTCCTGAAGAGTATGGGATCGACTGGAACGGACCTCACAGCCTTCATGGAGGCACTGTGTCAGTCCCCGAGGTTCAGCTGGCCCGTGAGCTCTCAGATGAAGAGGTTGCAATTTTGCCAGCTCCAGGAGTTTCTGTTACTGATGCGCTTAGACTATATGTAGAGACTGTGGAAGTGTTATCAAGAATCTTAGACTGATGtccgacacgtttttattttttgtgttagaacaagcagtcaaaaactgaaagtttgctttcctttaaaaaaaaaaaatatatatatatgccgaataaaaataaaataaaaagtcaactgctgcagtgtgttaatcagTTTTCAAAGACACTGAACTTGTGTCTGAAAATACTTAAACAATCCCAAATCCAGTACTTTTTATAGCAGCGACAAGTGCTTTCTCAAAGTCCATGTAGATCTTGAAATGAGCTGGCAGCTTTAGTGTTTCAAAGCATGTGGAGGACGTAGGAAGGGTTCCCTCAGAAATCACCACTGTCAGTTCAGGAGGAAGCATCTCCCAGCCAACCCAGAATGTCAGCAGCTGGGCCAGGGTACCTGATGAAGCTAAAAGTCATACAATGGATTGAAGACATTTAGTTCAACTTTATTTGATCATATCTATCCATGAGACATAGAAGCATTTGTAAAGAGAAATTAGGTTTATACCCGTTTCAATGAACATCCTTAGAAAGCCAGTGATGCGGCAGGTGGTGTCCAAGTCAAagtcttcatcatcactgtcctcaACTGGCCATGTGATTTCTTCTAGGAGcatcttaaagaaaacaaattgtaattttaaaaagggagatgcagatcacattattggaaaatggaaaaatagccagctcagtcatggaaaaaagacgTAAAATTCATTAAGTTAAGTCacaaatataactaaattaCTGACTTACCTGGGGTGTGAACTGCATTTCAgccattttggggaaaagaagtGGGACAACATCTGGCCTAGATGTCAGCAGGGGCCATACCATCACATCTTTCAGTCCCTTTCTCAACTGTTTAATTTGGCGCATGGTCCTCCCAACGacctaagagacagacagacccatattacagcagaaatccttaacccaaatttgacaaaagttggcacagtagaacaaaatgttaataaaagcacaataaagtgtcttataaaaacccattaaaactCGAGTACTTAAACTCTTGTGTTAACATTAACAAGCCAGGGTTCAGAATACATTCTATAATTTCAACAAGTACAGCAATGAGTTCTGTTACTTAACCAGCAGGAACTCACTGCATGGAGTAGAAGTTTATTATGTAGCCATCtccgatttgttttggtgactGCCGGAAGATCCCAAGACATGGAAAGATCTGAAACTGTGGCTTTCTGTTCCGGTGTAAGTTCTTCATGTTCAAGCTAGAATAAGGACCATACCATTTATTATATCTGCCcaagcaatatttttttacatggcaAATTATCTTTTAGGTTACATACCAGTTCTATGATGCTCCTGATGTGCAGATCAGGACAGTCTTCAATAACAACAGTAGCCATTTCTGGGTCCCCATTGAGCAGTACATGAATTACAGCAGGACTTAATCCTGTAACATGGGGACCGTCATGCAGAAAAGTGTGGGCCAACATCCTTCCTGCAACCCGGAAGAGGTTGCTTTCAATAAgtgcctctgatgctgctggaaCAAGATGGTCAGGTTCACCCTCAAATAGCAGTGTTCGGCCCATTCCTCCTGTAAAGTACCAAGAGAGCAGGGAATAAAGTCACAACAACTAAcctcttaaatacataaaattacaTCATACTAGTGCAGTGCCCgttgaaaatgtgcctgtttggaaCGAGCGATTACTTGGCCTGTGGTATTGCTGCTTGTAGAATTCACTTAAACAAAATTGTAGCCTACTCCAAAATGACTTACAGACCCCAAACCACTTCAAATGCAACCCCCCTGAATATCCTACTACTGACTTACTGATTTACCTGACACAAAACATTGCCCACCGGCCCTCTGCTAAACAGCACATATCTGCGTTCATCAACCACCAGAACGTGTGCGAGTACTTACCAAGATCTAGACTGAATCCAAACTGGAGTTTGGATATGATTGTTGTCATAAAGTACCGCATCACTCCCTCTCCGATAGCAAGatcacctgaaataaaatactgataataacacagtggaaaaaaGTGGCAGACAAATACGGGTAACTTGATTAgctaacatttaacaagcaagggagaaaaatagtcaaaattatATTGGCTGTAATTTAGAACAGCATCCTTAATATTGATTATTCCAGATAAGAGtatattgtgcacaatattcacatacataacattttttatcaattataTAATTTTGTGCATTCCATTCTCCCATTTTCCAATGGGACAATTCCATATATGCTACTTGAGTGGTATAAACTGTactgatgtatttatattataaacttTATATTACTTACCAACCAGAGTACAATGAAGTGGACATGCCCattcttgctgctgtttatagaataagagaagctcccgttcccggtcctcttcagactccctTACATCCATCTTCATTCTAAGCGGTTTCCCAGTTGCATGTTCCCTTAGcagattttctttgaaaactttGGCAGCTTGAGTGGGTTCCTCAATAATCTTCCattctaaacaaacaacaacaaagttatcTATTCCAGAGACATATTGTGAGTTGGCATGTTACCTGCATATACAGATACCCTCTCACTCTACACAACAGGAGGAAAATTATGTTATTTCACTGATAAAACGCGGGACCCAATAGCTTAAAAATCTGTCACAACGCCGAGTTGACAtaaaaacggcattcaacaaaaactaaatattagaaaaataaaaaaaacaggtgcatGTTATTAATTGCCTGTAACTATTATCTTATCCAATTCTATATTAAAAGTGTTCGCTTTCTATTGACTtttcagttacacacaatcttatagcaacactattgtgatgacacataccactgtctgtttctttgcGATCCAACTCCTCGTTGACCATCACTGCTGGAACTACTGCACTCTCAGCTGATGTTTCAGACCTCACTGGAACACTGTCACTGACTAGGGCTGTCTCactatcattttcttccctttggcctccctcttgttctctttcctccaTGGGTGTCCTCGAAGTGAACAGAATCGAAATGGTCATACTggcttatttgtgtgcacaacactccaagaggacatattcccaaagaaaatgaatatgctaCCCTCGCATTGCTTTAGGAAGTACATACCCATTGCAGCTCAATCTGTGCAGCTTCAtctctgaaaagggaacttCCATCTGACAAGTGATGCAGGGGATGACTGGACCAGAGGCAGGACGTGAGCTCTCCTAAcaacaaatggcttttaattaatgattaaaagtcaccagtaatctttgttttgattatgtATTAAACTAGGTCTCTGTAAATTTATGTACACAATCTAAGGGTAGATCCTGTTGAAGTGGACGTATGTAGATTGTAGCCTGCCCAATCATCGTCGATGGATCTTTCAGATAGGCAAGGGTGTATCCAGTGCTGGGACACTGAAGCAATGCAAGATTTCGACTGCGAGTAGATCCTAAAAGTTTTAGAAGTTCAAAGCCTCCCCCTTGTTGGAGCTTCGGAAACACTTCAatcagtttatttgttataacCATGGGATCGTGGTCATTccctggagaaaaataaaacaaaatcataactCACCTCACCttaaacctttaaaacaaagcaaataAGCCTGTGATAACTATTACTCacagtattaaaatgaattacgttCGAGTCACtatacaattaaatgcaaataatttcaatgaacacaatttgttttgttttggtaaatgccTAGTTTCGCACTG encodes:
- the LOC144390849 gene encoding histone H4, with the protein product MSGRGKGGKGLGKGGAKRHRKVLRDNIQGITKPAIRRLARRGGVKRISGLIYEETRGVLKVFLENVIRDAVTYTEHAKRKTVTAMDVVYALKRQGRTLYGFGG
- the LOC120809491 gene encoding histone H2A gives rise to the protein MSGRGKTGGKARAKAKTRSSRAGLQFPVGRVHRHLRKGNYAQRVGAGAPVYLAAVLEYLTAEILELAGNAARDNKKTRIIPRHLQLAVRNDEELNKLLGGVTIAQGGVLPNIQAVLLPKKTEKPAKK
- the LOC120820917 gene encoding uncharacterized protein LOC120820917 isoform X2; protein product: MEDLRELSRELVRDILNLAGDVEAGPAESEHVASKAEELIEVVGVISALSDEDIDHRVITNLEEVVHRFSGTRAHQAQHTQGPGRLPFDIPSAVLEHQVLCGVPAVQIAAMFGVSKRTIRRCMQQHSLRKTDLYSAVNDEELDHIVSEIHRSHPNTGYKLMRGHLNARGVRVPISRLQESLRRVDAEGVYMRRLRLRVLRRRQYFVPGPNSLWHIEGHHKLIRWRFVVHGGVDGFSRLVVYLTVAGNNRAHTVLQSFIAAVEQYGLPSRVRSDKGGENADVAEFMIRSRGTDRNSHITGRSVHNQRIERMWRDVYEHALDLFYQIFTSLEDQGTLNPDNEVHLFALHRIFLPLVQQSLDSFRDAWNFHGLRTERNQSPQQLWRRYREQGPEEDPTEIPEEYGIDWNGPHSLHGGTVSVPEVQLARELSDEEVAILPAPGVSVTDALRLYVETVEVLSRILD
- the LOC120820917 gene encoding uncharacterized protein LOC120820917 isoform X1, which encodes MEDLRELSRELVRDILNLAGDVEAGPAESEHVASKAEELIEVVGVISALSDEDIDHRVITNLEEVVHRFSGTRAHQAQHTQGPGRLPFDIPSAVLEHQVLCGVPAVQIAAMFGVSKRTIRRCMQQHSLRKTDLYSAVNDEELDHIVSEIHRSHPNTGYKLMRGHLNARGVRVPTVRMFLPSVSRLQESLRRVDAEGVYMRRLRLRVLRRRQYFVPGPNSLWHIEGHHKLIRWRFVVHGGVDGFSRLVVYLTVAGNNRAHTVLQSFIAAVEQYGLPSRVRSDKGGENADVAEFMIRSRGTDRNSHITGRSVHNQRIERMWRDVYEHALDLFYQIFTSLEDQGTLNPDNEVHLFALHRIFLPLVQQSLDSFRDAWNFHGLRTERNQSPQQLWRRYREQGPEEDPTEIPEEYGIDWNGPHSLHGGTVSVPEVQLARELSDEEVAILPAPGVSVTDALRLYVETVEVLSRILD
- the LOC120811094 gene encoding uncharacterized protein LOC120811094 — encoded protein: MSKSCPELLREAANLIEEALSRSPTAPAAQSQQIPAAQSRTPVQAEVARLFAPYNIGARRNMTRRPAQVQVSRRSYTHTVCCLADHNADKMPSVLVIAELPHSGLGEQKVTFSGNDHDPMVITNKLIEVFPKLQQGGGFELLKLLGSTRSRNLALLQCPSTGYTLAYLKDPSTMIGQATIYIRPLQQDLPLDCESSRPASGPVIPCITCQMEVPFSEMKLHRLSCNGTPMEEREQEGGQREENDSETALVSDSVPVRSETSAESAVVPAVMVNEELDRKETDSEWKIIEEPTQAAKVFKENLLREHATGKPLRMKMDVRESEEDRERELLLFYKQQQEWACPLHCTLVGDLAIGEGVMRYFMTTIISKLQFGFSLDLGGMGRTLLFEGEPDHLVPAASEALIESNLFRVAGRMLAHTFLHDGPHVTGLSPAVIHVLLNGDPEMATVVIEDCPDLHIRSIIELLEHEELTPEQKATVSDLSMSWDLPAVTKTNRRWLHNKLLLHAVVGRTMRQIKQLRKGLKDVMVWPLLTSRPDVVPLLFPKMAEMQFTPQMLLEEITWPVEDSDDEDFDLDTTCRITGFLRMFIETASSGTLAQLLTFWVGWEMLPPELTVVISEGTLPTSSTCFETLKLPAHFKIYMDFEKALVAAIKSTGFGIV